A genomic window from Triticum urartu cultivar G1812 chromosome 7, Tu2.1, whole genome shotgun sequence includes:
- the LOC125523816 gene encoding NADH-ubiquinone oxidoreductase chain 1-like, producing the protein MAFVQRRKGPDVVGSFGLLQPLADGLKLILKEPISPSSANFSLFRMAPVATFMLSLVAWAVVPFDYGMVLSDPNIGLLYLFAISSLGVYGIIIAGWSSKTGGGRSVAYDIRTNWSKMGLCRRC; encoded by the coding sequence ATGGCTTTTGTGCAACGTCGAAAGGGTCCTGATGTAGTGGGATCGTTCGGATTGTTACAACCTCTAGCAGATGGTTTGAAATTGATTCTAAAAGAACCTATTTCACCAAGTAGTGCTAATTTCTCCCTTTTTAGAATGGCTCCAGTGGCTACATTTATGTTAAGTCTGGTCGCTTGGGCCGTTGTACCTTTTGATTATGGTATGGTATTGTCAGATCCGAACATAGGGCTACTTTATTTGTTTGCCATATCTTCGCTAGGTGTTTATGGAATAATTATAGCAGGTTGGTCTAGTAAGACGGGGGGCGGCCGTTCGGTCGCCTATGATATACGGACCAATTGGTCCAAAATGGGTTTGTGCCGCAGGTGTTGA